A region of Methanocorpusculum labreanum Z DNA encodes the following proteins:
- a CDS encoding metallophosphoesterase family protein, which translates to MTEIVFITDIHGKFDTVYEIFNRENPDYVFIGGDVTDLGQTLDGVIPFMEDIPAPTFVVPGNCDNRNILTVLEASDAIPIHRKSIDLGKLTISGIGGSNATPFSTPFEHTEEELTAITKEVAAKTGKNRWNILITHAPPFGALDEVAPDVHVGAFPIAKIVKDFDIICCGHIHEQKGICELEKRICVNPGPAYDGNYALITLDDDEDEPKIVLKNISDPIEVTKE; encoded by the coding sequence ATGACAGAGATTGTATTCATCACCGATATTCACGGGAAGTTCGATACCGTCTATGAGATCTTCAATAGAGAAAACCCGGACTATGTCTTCATCGGCGGAGACGTCACCGATCTCGGCCAGACGCTCGACGGCGTTATACCCTTTATGGAAGACATTCCTGCGCCGACGTTCGTCGTTCCCGGGAACTGTGACAATCGTAATATCCTCACCGTGCTCGAGGCATCCGACGCAATCCCCATTCACAGAAAAAGCATCGATCTTGGAAAACTGACCATCTCGGGGATCGGCGGCTCGAACGCCACGCCGTTTTCCACGCCGTTTGAACACACCGAAGAGGAGCTTACGGCAATCACCAAGGAGGTCGCCGCGAAAACCGGAAAGAACCGGTGGAACATCCTTATCACCCATGCGCCGCCGTTCGGGGCTCTTGACGAGGTCGCCCCGGACGTACATGTCGGCGCATTTCCGATCGCAAAAATCGTAAAGGATTTCGACATCATCTGCTGCGGACATATCCACGAGCAGAAAGGCATCTGCGAACTGGAAAAGCGCATCTGCGTGAACCCCGGGCCGGCATACGATGGGAATTATGCACTCATCACACTGGATGATGATGAGGACGAACCAAAAATCGTGCTGAAAAACATCAGCGACCCAATAGAAGTCACGAAAGAATAA
- a CDS encoding uracil-DNA glycosylase family protein produces MTPQPPEIFVDPASVYVVMINEVVPKDPKEDFYGSAGASYAESAIALFRQAGVDVSSVSDLLDRGIYLTNAVKYPKTGYAVELSAIKRSLPLLEEELSRFPNLRVVMLMGDTAKKSFNTIAKKQTGKNCIPSGATYKLRAGEFYFGNVRVIPSYIMTGGNLLIEKSKTQMITEDIKKMMEIILS; encoded by the coding sequence ATGACCCCTCAGCCGCCTGAGATATTCGTCGATCCTGCATCCGTGTACGTCGTGATGATCAACGAAGTTGTCCCAAAAGATCCCAAAGAGGATTTTTACGGAAGCGCAGGGGCCTCGTATGCAGAGTCGGCGATCGCGTTGTTCCGGCAGGCGGGCGTTGATGTTTCCTCTGTTTCGGATCTCCTCGACCGCGGGATCTATCTTACAAACGCGGTAAAATATCCTAAAACCGGATACGCCGTGGAACTATCCGCGATAAAACGCAGTCTGCCGCTGCTGGAGGAAGAGCTTTCCCGCTTCCCCAATCTCCGCGTTGTCATGCTCATGGGCGATACGGCAAAAAAGTCGTTCAATACGATCGCAAAAAAGCAGACCGGTAAAAACTGCATCCCGTCCGGTGCGACCTACAAACTGCGGGCCGGCGAGTTCTATTTTGGAAACGTGCGGGTTATCCCATCGTATATCATGACCGGCGGGAATCTTCTGATCGAGAAATCCAAGACCCAAATGATCACTGAAGATATAAAAAAGATGATGGAGATTATTCTTTCGTGA